From the Bradyrhizobium ontarionense genome, the window CGTTGCTATCGTCGTCGGCGCCGACCAAGCGAGCCCCGACGGCCTTCGGCCGCAACGAAACGCATTACGATGCCCCGCGGCCGGGTGTCGCTACCACCCCCTGAGATTGCGTTCTTGACGCACCCACCGGACGTTGCGCGCGGGCTGCGATGATCGCCGGCGCAGCCTGTGGCAGATTCTCCGATGCACTTCCGTCCCGAGCAACTCCTGTGATTGCGGCAGGTGAATAGTACAGCCGCGCGAGATTGTGGCATATTCCCGCTGTCGTGCGTATTAAACGCGTTGTTGCGATTTTGTGCGACAGCGAAAATATCCCGATCCGGGTTATCGCCATTGGCGCGCGAATAGGTTGTGCCGTGAGCCCGCTTTGCAAACGCTCCGCATTCCCCGTCGTCTCCGCTCGGCATTGAAATCACGCCATTTTGACGCGATGCTGCCGTTTAATGCGGGAAAAGGTTGCAGAGGATGTCGCTCTGGGGCTCTTTTTGTGGGTGGAGTGGGGCGCCGATATGGATCGGAGGCCGAGCGCGAGCGAGCCGGAAATAACGTTGCGGGTTGCTGTTTTAATGCGCTACAACCATTCCAGAGGCGTGACTCGGGTATAACTCAAATATTCCGTTTTTCCGACGGCGAGCCTCTTGCGGAACGAAATACCGAATTATATGACATTAATTCGGCAGGATAGAGATCACAGATAAAGGTCGCTGTATGTCTACCAAGAAGATTGATTTCGAGGCGATGTCTTTCGATGACCTCTGGTCGCTCCATGAGCAGATCAGCCAGATCTTGGCTGTGAGGATCACGTCTGAGAAGCGCGAGCTCGAACGGCGCCTGGCAGTTCTCAACCGGAGCCGGGGCGCGATCGAAGGGGCCGATAGCGATAACGCGCCGTCCTATAAGGCGAACGGCAAGGCGCGGCGGGCCTATCCAAGGGTCCTGCCGAAATATCGCAACCCGCAGACATCCGAAACCTGGTCCGGCCGCGGCAAGCAACCGCGCTGGCTGGTCGCTGCGATCAAGACCGGGCATCGGATCGAGGAGTTCGCGATCAACGGGACCGGCGCCTCGCGAGGTCGTCGTCACAGAGCATGATGCCGTGCATATCTTCGCAGGCGCCCGGCGCGCCCAGCGAAAAGTCTAGCGCGGTTTGTGTCTGACTTGTTCTCTCAGGATCCACCAAGACTCCGAGCCCGGCTTTCGACTTCGGGCAAAGTGCGCCCGGCCCGTAGGGGGCGGCGCCTCGTGATGTCGAGAGAGCAGCCCTGCCGGTTGTCCGCCACGATGCATGCTAATACGCGTTGTCGCCGCGGATCAGCTCGATCGGCGTCCTGACCAGGATCGCAATGTCGAGCGACAGGCTCCAATTGTCGATGTACCAAAGGTCGTGCTCGACCCGTTCTTCGATGGACGCGCGCGTCGGCGTTGGCCCTCTGCAACCGTGCACCTGCGCCCATCCCGTCAACCCAGGCTTGACGCGGCGACGGAACGCATAGTTGCGTACGACCTTGTCGAATTCATTGTCGTGGGCCACCGCGTGGGGGCGGGGTCCCACCAGGGACATGGTGCCGTTCAGCACGTTGAGCAGTTGCGGAAGCTCATCGATGCTTGTCCGGCGCAGCAATGCGCCCAGGCGCGTGAACCGTCTGTCGCCAAGTTGCGCCTGGATGATCGAAGGGCCGTCCTCGAGCACCGACATCGTGCGGAACTTGTAGATCTGGAAGGATCTGCCGTTGAAGCCGCAGCGCTGTTGTCGGAAGAGGACAGGCCCGGGAGAGTCCAGCTTGATAGCGACGGCGACGATGACGAGCAGCGGCAGCAGCGCGGTCAGTGCCAGTCCGGCCAACACCAGATCCATCAGCCGTTTCGCGACATGTTCGAGCGGGCTCAGCAGCCCGCGCTGCAGCTCGACGCAAAGCACATTGCCGAGCTCGCGGTGCGGACGCTTGAATATCTCCGAAGCCGCTCCAATCGGAACGAAGCTGACGGGAAACGGCAGAACTCTCAACTCCGCACCGAGCGCGCGTAGATCGGACCATGGGTGGGGAGCGGCGCCGACCACGATCTCCTCGACATCGGAGCCGCGAACATAATCGATCACGCTTGCGACGATGCGCTGCCTCTGATCCGGGTCCGAACCAGGCTCGGGCAGCAGGAAATGGCGCTTGACGCGAAAGCCGGTCGCCGTGAGCACCTGCGTCAGACCGGCATTGTCCTTGCTCGAATCGTCGGTGATCAGGACGATGGTTCGACCGGAAAACCGCTTCTCCGCAAGGCCTTTCGCCAGCAGATATTCGGCGATCCGGCGATGGACGATCAGCGCCGTCAGGCCGAGCATCGCAAAGACGACGCTGGTGCCGCGCGATATCTCGCTACCGATCTTCAGCGCAAATATTGCGCCGGCAAGGACGAGGAAGGCGGTGACCCACGTCAGGCACGTTGCGCGTATCTGGCGTGACAGGATCAGGAGTTCGGCCGGCCGATACATGCCGCGGATCTTCATCAGCGAGACGAACAATGCCGAGACGAGAATGGCCAGCCCAAGCGATTTGCTGATGTCGTTCGCGCTTGGATCCTGCAAATGATAGAGCAGGCCGGACGCGACGCTGGTCGCGGTGATCGTGGCAATGTCGGCCGCGATGGCGAACGGTTCGACCGCGGAATAATGGACCGGCCATTTGCGCCCTTCTGCCATAACGGCAGCCGGAATGCCGGTCCGATCGAGAGTCTCGGGCTGCTCCACGTAATGCATGGGATATGGCTTGTTCAAAACTCGGTTAAAGACAGCGGCTCTGCCATTTAATCTATAATCAAACATTTAAATTAAACAATTAAAAAATAAGTGTGCGCCATGGAGTAGTTATATACCATGGAGGCTTTGCGACCTCCCCGCGAGGGCCCCGGAGCCCGGTGATATTCGTGCCGTGTAGCTCGATTTCAGCCGAGAATGGGCAGACTGCGTTACTCGGCGAGCCAGCGCGGACGAGAATCTCCGGCAGGAATTCCTGATCCGGCACGCGTCACACCAGCCATGCGGCTGATTGATGTCTATTAATCGAATATTTTGCCCTCGACTCCTTGAAAAGATCATTTAAAAATAAATGCCGCTGGCTTAATAAATTAATGCAGCCATTTCCGAGATTATGAATCTGAAGGACGTCGCGCCATGAAGGTTGTACTGTTCTGTGGGGGACTTGGCACCCGGATAAGGGAGTATTCCGAGAGCATTCCCAAGCCGATGATCCCGATCGGGCATCAACCGATCTTGTGGCACGTCATGCAGTATTACAGCCAGTACGGCCACCGCGATTTCGTCCTTTGCCTCGGGTACAAGGCCAATGTCGTGAAGGACTACTTCCTGAACTACAATCAGGCGACGACGACCGACTGCACGATCTCGCAGTTCGGCAAGAAGATCGAATTGCTCGGCGAACGTCCGGCGGATTGGCGGGTTTCCCTGGTCGATACCGGCATCTGGCGCAACATCGGTCAGCGCCTGCGGGCGGTTCGTCACCTGGTCCAGGACGAAGAGATCTTCCTCGCCAATTACAGCGACGGCCTGACCGACGCGCCGCTGCCGGACATGATCGACCGCTTCAAGCGAAGCGGCAAGATCGGCTGCTTCATCGCGATCCATCCGCCGATCAGTTTCCATCTGGCCGAGTTCGATGCCGACGGCAAGGTCGGCCGCATGGCGGCGAGCAACGATTCCGATATCTGGATCAATGGCGGGTATTTCATCTTCCGAAAAGAGATATTCGACTACATCGAGGAAGGGGACGAACTCGTCGTGCAACCTTTCAAGCGGCTCATCGATCGTGGGGATCTGATGGCCTACCGCTATGAAGGGTTCTGGCGGGCCATGGATACGATCAGGGACCGCCAGGTGCTGGAGGAGATGATCGAGCGGGGTGATACGCCCTGGCATCTCGGGACGAACGTCCCGGCGGTGGTGAACGGATGAGAGCCCTGCAGCTCGCGGGCCGCGGAGAGCGGTTATCCGTGTTGTGCCTCGGTGCGCACTCGGACGACATCGAGATCGGGGCAGGGGGCACGCTTCTCACCTGGCTCGACCAGGGCGTTCGCCTCGACGTTCATTGGTGCGTGCTCAGCGGCAACGATGGGCGCGGCATCGAAGCGCGAGCGTCCGCGGATGACTTTCTGGCAGAAGCGGCAGGTCGTACGATCGAGATCAAGACCTTTCGTGACGGCTTCTTCCCGGAGCAGGGCGAGGAGATCAAGGCCTGGTTCGAGGCGCTGAAGGGCAGGATCAATCCCGACGTCATCCTCACCCATCGACGTGACGATGCGCACCAGGATCACCGCCAGGTCAATCGGCTCGTGTGGAATACGTTCCGGGATCATCTCATTCTGGAATATGAGATTCCGAAATGGGACGGCGACCTCGGGCGGCCCAATTTTTACATGCCCGTTTCCGAATTCGTCATGAAGCGCAAGGTCGCGCTGCTGATGTCGCATTTCGGCAGCCAGCGCTCCAAGCAGTGGTTCGACCCCGAGACGTTCATGGGTCTGGCACGACTGCGCGGGATGGAGAGCCGCGCCGCCGAGCGCTACGCCGAGGCTTT encodes:
- a CDS encoding undecaprenyl-phosphate glucose phosphotransferase, coding for MHYVEQPETLDRTGIPAAVMAEGRKWPVHYSAVEPFAIAADIATITATSVASGLLYHLQDPSANDISKSLGLAILVSALFVSLMKIRGMYRPAELLILSRQIRATCLTWVTAFLVLAGAIFALKIGSEISRGTSVVFAMLGLTALIVHRRIAEYLLAKGLAEKRFSGRTIVLITDDSSKDNAGLTQVLTATGFRVKRHFLLPEPGSDPDQRQRIVASVIDYVRGSDVEEIVVGAAPHPWSDLRALGAELRVLPFPVSFVPIGAASEIFKRPHRELGNVLCVELQRGLLSPLEHVAKRLMDLVLAGLALTALLPLLVIVAVAIKLDSPGPVLFRQQRCGFNGRSFQIYKFRTMSVLEDGPSIIQAQLGDRRFTRLGALLRRTSIDELPQLLNVLNGTMSLVGPRPHAVAHDNEFDKVVRNYAFRRRVKPGLTGWAQVHGCRGPTPTRASIEERVEHDLWYIDNWSLSLDIAILVRTPIELIRGDNAY
- a CDS encoding glucose-1-phosphate cytidylyltransferase, whose protein sequence is MKVVLFCGGLGTRIREYSESIPKPMIPIGHQPILWHVMQYYSQYGHRDFVLCLGYKANVVKDYFLNYNQATTTDCTISQFGKKIELLGERPADWRVSLVDTGIWRNIGQRLRAVRHLVQDEEIFLANYSDGLTDAPLPDMIDRFKRSGKIGCFIAIHPPISFHLAEFDADGKVGRMAASNDSDIWINGGYFIFRKEIFDYIEEGDELVVQPFKRLIDRGDLMAYRYEGFWRAMDTIRDRQVLEEMIERGDTPWHLGTNVPAVVNG
- a CDS encoding PIG-L deacetylase family protein — its product is MRALQLAGRGERLSVLCLGAHSDDIEIGAGGTLLTWLDQGVRLDVHWCVLSGNDGRGIEARASADDFLAEAAGRTIEIKTFRDGFFPEQGEEIKAWFEALKGRINPDVILTHRRDDAHQDHRQVNRLVWNTFRDHLILEYEIPKWDGDLGRPNFYMPVSEFVMKRKVALLMSHFGSQRSKQWFDPETFMGLARLRGMESRAAERYAEAFVARKLSLG
- a CDS encoding H-NS family nucleoid-associated regulatory protein, encoding MSTKKIDFEAMSFDDLWSLHEQISQILAVRITSEKRELERRLAVLNRSRGAIEGADSDNAPSYKANGKARRAYPRVLPKYRNPQTSETWSGRGKQPRWLVAAIKTGHRIEEFAINGTGASRGRRHRA